Proteins encoded in a region of the Triticum dicoccoides isolate Atlit2015 ecotype Zavitan chromosome 3A, WEW_v2.0, whole genome shotgun sequence genome:
- the LOC119273165 gene encoding RRP12-like protein: MKRKQSAAAAAAEVDADEPSQAPLPLDDYSGDVCAALTARYGRSASAQHRHLLATAAAIGSILTDDGRPLTAESYLPAVVSALRAAGPSDPAAAAALASLLVILIPHISSLPPASASEPASSLAAFLASPDASKLPTGTVRSVVKSLGQLALHLDAAADWGAVAAPLEALLAASVDQRAKVRRCAQESVEKLFSYLERSGCAKKASSSAIDLFEKHILSVRSLAKLDSDASEAKETEAVHMLGAVAVLIPYLSKKARKTVFSGAYRLLRPRFSPLTRHVLRLMETLLEHLKAENIESELEKLISLVLAYLPYDEKKPDDTITAALQLMRNCLGKLVGCPKLWTKVLPSAFEAASGYLILDSKCSEDVAELLIQCIYSHADQSIFVTKESGCDAEDSIDGAAIKSICLSINKKLRKCASPPQNVLKIVLAMFLKLGESSYVFMKDILLTLSRLGSKIHKEPHLKNVEECIGAAIVAMGPDKIHSLLPLSFEEAWFTCSNMWIVPILNKYVYGASLQHFLEYIVPLAKSLREASSRAKKARKCKELQGWSDQLWNLLPAFCRYPSDVYQNFGSLSKLLLEMLKSDRCLYKPASKGLQQLIDGTRRLSSSDEDVEVPAEVSALFSSKTSNLSCVSLQRCSKKDARKSMKVLASHSVDLLCTFADDFLESSEKRAHLKDALRSLAQISGSANICNLFLSLLKKCGLEDTPSTPENLECEANEVDGKGEENTDSTVEINNKRSLLMELISTLAEAADEDVLDLFFGFIKSSLLDSSKSCESKALFALSTILKEHHEYSLAQLDEIMMLLHGIKPDSNNAVLEGQLVCYKYLLVHMIKVNEESTSKKAFLILNELILALKSKKESRRLAYDVLLAISTSLRNSELNNGDSDLQRLFTMVMGYLSSLSPHIVSGAIAALSLLIYTDADFCVEVPNLIPSVLVLLQNKAIEVIKASLGFVKVLVTSLQSEKLLGLQADIMTGILPMSSVTKHHFKGKVILIVEILIRKCGFDAIDLVTPEKYKEFVRSVEEGRKGNNNNPADGAQSEAKDPEHHAPKRGKWADSDAEPLQDEVSTGKKEFFVKGAGKPHFRGGRGRGRGRGQQHGRASGDRGSFRSRSEAQSGDGQSSRGGRPRGRGGFNRTRGRGGGMGPSSHSPRFKKPSTAAASQRRRRRLRVRRAAMAVAAPGQLNLDEFPSWGSRGVDCFEKLEQIGEGTYGQVYMAKETETNEIVALKKIRMDNEREGFPITAIREIKILKKLHHQNVIQLKEIVTSPGPDRDEQGKPIDGNKYKGSIYMVFEYMDHDLTGLADRPGMRFTVPQIKCYMKQLLTGLHYCHVNQVLHRDIKGSNLLIDNEGNLKLADFGLARSFSSDHNGNLTNRVITLWYRPPELLLGSTRYGPAVDMWSVGCIFAELLNGKPILPGKNEPEQLTKIFELCGTPDELIWPGVTKMPWYNNFKPPRVLKRKVKDAFKHFDRHALDLLERMLTLDPSQRIPAKEALDAEYFWTDPLPCDPKSLPSYEASHEFQTKKKRQQQRQAEEAAKRQKINHPPPHSRLPPIQHPGQSHQIRPGHAPPVAGGPSHYAKPRGPGGPNRYPQGGNQGAGYNNPNRGGQGSGYGSAPYPQQGRGPPPFPAASGPRGSAGSGYGVGGPNYPPGGPPYGTSGPGRGGPNYPQGGSRNQQQYGSWQ; this comes from the exons ATGAAGCGGAAgcagagcgccgccgccgccgccgccgaagtcgACGCCGACGAGCCCTCCCAGGCCCCGCTGCCCCTCGACGACTACTCGGGCGACGTCTGCGCCGCCCTCACCGCGCGCTACGGCCGCTCCGCCTCCGCGCAGCACCGCCACctcctcgccaccgccgccgccatcggCTCCATCCTCACCGACGACGGGCGCCCCCTCACCGCCGAGTCCTACCTCCCCGCCGTCGTCTCCGCGCTCCGGGCCGCCGGCCCCtctgaccccgccgccgccgccgccctcgcgtccCTCCTCGTCATCCTCATCCCCCACATCTCCTCCCTGCCGCCGGCCTCCGCCTCCGAGCCTGCCTCCTCGCTCGCCGCCTTCCTCGCCTCCCCTGACGCCTCCAAGCTCCCGACCGGCACGGTGCGCTCGGTGGTCAAGTCGCTCGGCCAGCTGGCCCTCCATCTCGACGCCGCAGCCGATTGGGGCGCTGTCGCCGCGCCTCTGGAGGCTCTCCTCGCTGCCTCTGTGGATCAGCGGGCCAAG GTCCGAAGATGCGCGCAGGAGAGCGTGGAGAAGCTATTTTCTTACTTGGAGCGTTCCGGTTGTGCGAAGAAAGCTAGCAGTTCTGCAATCGACTTGTTTGAGAAACACATTTTGTCGGTGAGAAGTCTTGCCAAGTTGGATTCAGACGCTTCCGAGGCTAAGGAGACGGAGGCAGTTCATATGCTAGGCGCGGTGGCAGTTTTAATTCCATATCTATCTAAGAAGGCAAGGAAGACGGTTTTCTCGGGTGCTTATCGGCTATTGAGACCCCGTTTTAGCCCACTAACAAGGCATGTCCTCAGGCTTATGGAGACCTTGTTGGAGCATCTTAAGGCTGAGAATATTGAGTCGGAGTTGGAGAAGCTCATCTCCTTAGTGTTGGCTTACCTGCCTTACGATGAGAAGAAGCCTGATGATACCATCACCGCAGCATTACAGCTGATGAGAAATTGTTTAGGGAAACTGGTTGGTTGCCCAAAATTGTGGACAAAGGTTCTTCCGTCTGCATTCGAGGCAGCTTCAG GATATCTAATTCTGGACAGTAAATGTTCTGAAGATGTAGCGGAACTGTTAATACAGTGCATCTATTCTCATGCCGACCAAAGTATTTTTGTGACTAAGGAATCAGGGTGTGATGCTGAAGATTCGATCGATGGGGCTGCCATCAAATCAATCTGTTTGTCTATCAATAAAAAACTTAGAAAGTGTGCTTCTCCTCCTCAAAATGTGTTAAAAATTGTCTTGGCTATGTTTCTCAAACTCG GGGAGAGTTCTTATGTCTTTATGAAAGATATCCTACTAACTTTGTCACGGCTTGGTTCGAAAATACACAAAGAACCACACCTGAAGAAT GTTGAGGAGTGCATTGGGGCAGCAATAGTTGCTATGGGGCCAGATAAAATTCATTCTCTACTTCCACTATCTTTTGAGGAGGCTTGGTTTACATGCTCAAATATGTGGATTGTACCCATTTTAAACAAGTATGTTTATGGGGCCTCACTACAACACTTTTTAGAGTACATTGTACCACTAGCAAAATCTTTACGAGAGGCTTCAAGCAGGG CCAAAAAAGCACGGAAATGTAAGGAATTGCAAGGTTGGAGTGATCAATTGTGGAATTTGCTTCCTGCCTTCTGCCGCTATCCGTCTGATGTATATCAGAATTTTGGTTCCTTGTCCAAACTGCTGCTAGAGATGCTGAAGTCTGATCGGTGTCTCTACAAACCCGCTAGTAAAGGCCTGCAG CAACTTATAGATGGAACTAGAAGATTAAGCAGCAGTGATGAAGACGTAGAAGTCCCTGCAGAAGTTTCAGCCTTGTTCTCCTCAAAGACTAGTAACTTAAGCTGTGTAAGCTTACAACGGTGCTCTAAAAAAGATGCTCGTAAAAGCATGAAAGTCTTGGCATCACATTCTGTGGATCTTCTTTGCACTTTTGCAGATGATTTCCTTGAATCATCAGAAAAGCGTGCTCATTTAAAG GATGCGCTGAGATCCCTGGCTCAAATTTCTGGCAGCGCAAACATCTGTAACCTTTTTCTTTCACTACTTAAAAAATGTGGTTTGGAAGATACTCCATCGACACCAGAGAATCTAGAATGTGAAGCAAATGAGGTAGATGGAAAGGGCGAAGAGAATACTGATTCAACAGTGGAGATAAATAATAAGAG GTCACTTCTGATGGAACTCATTTCAACACTAGCTGAAGCTGCTGATGAGGATGTTCTTGATTTGTTTTTTGGATTCATCAAATCTTCTTTACTG GATAGCAGCAAGTCATGTGAGAGCAAAGCTCTCTTCGCATTAAGCACAATTTTGAAG GAACACCATGAATATTCGTTAGCCCAGTTGGATGAAATAATGATGCTTCTTCATGGAATAAAGCCAGATTCTAACAATGCAGTTTTAGAAGGTCAATTAGTATGCTACAAGTATCTGTTGGTTCACATGATTAAG GTTAATGAAGAGAGCACAAGCAAGAAGGCATTCTTGATTCTAAATGAGTTGATACTTGCATTGAAG TCTAAGAAGGAAAGTAGAAGACTAGCATACGATGTACTCCTGGCTATTAGTACTAGCTTGAGGAATTCTGAATTGAATAACGGAGATTCAGATCTTCAACGGCTATTCACAATG GTGATGGGATATCTTTCTAGTCTGTCTCCTCACATAGTGAGCGGAGCAATAGCTGCATTATCATTGCTTATATACACTGACGCTGACTTCTGCGTGGAAGTTCCAAATTTGATACCATCAGTCCTAGTTCTGCTGCAAAATAAAGCTATTGAAGTAATTAAG GCATCTCTGGGGTTTGTTAAGGTGTTGGTAACATCTTTGCAATCAGAAAAACTGTTGGGTTTGCAAGCAGATATCATGACTGGCATATTACCAATGTCATCTGTTACAAAGCACCATTTCAAAGGGAAG GTTATACTAATAGTGGAAATATTGATCAGAAAATGTGGATTTGATGCTATTGACTTAGTTACACCTGAAAAGTACAAGGAGTTTGTTAGAAGTGTTGAAGAG GGCCGCAAGGGGAATAATAATAATCCAGCAGATGGTGCACAGTCCGAGGCAAAAGATCCCGAGCATCATGCTCCAAAGAG AGGAAAATGGGCCGATTCTGATGCGGAGCCTTTGCAAGACGAAGTGTCAACCGGAAAGAAGGAATTCTTCGTCAAAGGGGCAGGGAAGCCTCACTTCCGGGGCGGTAGAGGTAGAGGTAGAGGCAGAGGCCAGCAGCACGGCAGAGCATCAGGCGACAGAGGTAGTTTCAGATCCAGATCCGAAGCGCAATCAGGAGACGGCCAGAGCAGCAGAGGCGGCAGGCCACGGGGTCGCGGCGGGTTCAACAGGACGCGAGGCCGCGGCGGTGGGATGGGGCCGTCCAGCCACTCCCCTAGATTCAAGAAGCCCAGCACCGCGGCGGCATCG cagcggcggcggcggcgtctccgTGTCCGGCGGGCGGCCATGGCGGTGGCGGCGCCGGGGCAGCTGAACCTCGACGAGTTCCCCTCCTGGGGCTCCCGCGGCGTCGACTGCTTCGAGAAGCTCGAGCAGATCGGCGAGGGCACCTACGG GCAGGTGTACATGGCCAAGGAGACGGAGACCAACGAGATCGTCGCGCTCAAGAAGATCCGCATGGACAACGAGCGCGAGGGC TTCCCCATCACGGCGATACGCGAGATCAAGATCCTCAAGAAGCTGCACCACCAGAACGTCATCCAGCTCAAGGAGATCGTCACCTCCCCAG GCCCGGATCGAGACGAGCAAGGGAAGCCAA TCGACGGTAACAAGTATAAGGGGAGCATCTACATGGTCTTCGAGTACATGGACCACGACCTCACCGGGCTCGCCGACAGGCCCGGGATGCGCTTCACCGTGCCGCAGATCAAG TGCTACATGAAGCAGCTGCTCACAGGCCTGCACTACTGCCACGTCAATCAGGTGCTGCATCGAGATATCAAAG GTTCGAACCTTTTGATAGACAATGAGGGTAACCTCAAGCTTGCTGATTTTGGGCTTGCGAGGTCATTCTCCAGTGACCACAATGGCAACCTGACTAACCGTGTCATCACATTATGGTATAG ACCTCCAGAATTGCTTCTTGGAAGCACAAGGTATGGTCCAGCTGTTGACATGTGGTCTGTGGGCTGTATTTTTGCCGAGCTTCTTAATGGAAAGCCAATCCTGCCAGGAAAGAATGAG CCGGAGCAGCTGACCAAAATTTTCGAGCTTTGTGGCACCCCTGACGAGTTAATCTGGCCTGGTGTCACTAAGATGCCATGGTACAACAACTTCAAGCCTCCCCGAGTATTGAAGAGAAAAGTTAAAGATGCCTTTAAACA TTTTGACCGGCATGCTCTGGACCTGTTGGAGAGGATGTTAACTTTAGATCCATCTCAG AGGATACCAGCGAAGGAGGCACTTGATGCAGAGTATTTCTGGACTGATCCCTTGCCATGTGATCCGAAAAG TTTGCCGTCATATGAAGCATCACACGAATTCCAGACTAAGAAAAAACGTCAGCAGCAGAGGCAAGCAGAGGAAGCTGCAAAGCGCCAAAAAATAAATCATCCTCCCCCACATTCTCGCTTGCCTCCGATCCAGCATCCAGGCCAATCGCACCAGATCAGGCCTGGCCATGCGCCACCTGTGGCAGGTGGCCCGAGCCACTATGCAAAACCTCGAGGACCTGGAGGGCCTAACAGGTACCCGCAAGGTGGAAACCAAGGCGCAGGCTATAATAACCCGAACCGCGGAGGGCAGGGCAGCGGCTACGGGAGCGCCCCGTATCCTCAGCAAGGCAGAGGACCTCCTCCGTTCCCTGCAGCAAGTGGTCCACGTGGTAGTGCTGGCAGTGGATATGGAGTCGGCGGGCCAAATTACCCACCAGGTGGTCCGCCATATGGCACGTCTGGTCCAGGTCGAGGAGGCCCGAACTATCCTCAAGGCGGTTCTCGCAATCAGCAGCAGTATGGTAGCTGGCAATAA
- the LOC119270555 gene encoding cell division protein FtsY homolog, chloroplastic-like — MASAPSRVLPFLSPPYTAASASLRAPSGRLRCAATAGQAGFFTRLGRLIKEKAKSDVDKLFSGFSKTRETLSVVDELLTYWNLADTDRVLDDLEEALLVSDFGPKISFRIVDTLRDQIRDGKLKSGTEIKASLKRCILELLTTKGSKTELQLGFRKPAVIMIVGVNGGGKTTSLGKLAYRFKNEGAKVLMAAGDTFRAAARDQLEIWAERTGSEIVIDNDKKAQAPSVLSQAVKRGKREGFDVVLCDTSGRLHTNYGLMEELVSCKKVIAKALPGAPNEILLVLDGTTGLNMLQQAKEFNDVVGITGFILTKLDGTARGGCVVSVVDELGIPVKFVGVGEGVEDLQPFDAEAFVEAIFP; from the exons ATGGCGTCGGCACCCTCCCGCGTCCTCCCCTTCCTCTCGCCGCCGtacaccgccgcctccgcctccctgCGCGCCCCCTCCGGCCGTCTCCGCTGCGCGGCCACCGCCGGGCAGGCCGGCTTCTTCACCCGCCTCGGCCGCCTCATCAAGGAGAAGGCCAAGAGCGACGTCGACAAGCTCTTCTCCGGCTTCTCCAAGACCCGCGAGACCCTCTCCGTCGTCGACGAGCTCCTCACCTACTGGAACCTCGCCGACACCGACCGCGTCCTCGACGACCTCGAGGAG GCGCTTCTGGTGTCGGACTTCGGGCCCAAGATCTCGTTCCGGATCGTCGACACCCTCCGCGACCAGATCCGCGACGGCAAGCTCAAGTCCGGGACCGAGATAAAG GCGTCGCTGAAAAGATGCATCCTCGAGCTGCTCACGACCAAGGGCAGCAAGACTGAGCTGCAGCTCGGCTTCAG GAAGCCGGCGGTTATCATGATTGTGGGCGTGAACGGAGGCGGCAAAACGACATCGCTAG GAAAACTTGCCTACAGATTTAAGAATGAAGGAGCCAAG GTATTGATGGCAGCAGGTGATACCTTCCGAGCAGCAGCTCGTGACCAGCTAGAAATTTGGGCTGAGAGGACTGGCTCAGAGATTGTTATCGACAACGATAAGAAGGCACAGGCTCCATCAG TTCTTTCACAGGCAGTAAAACGTGGGAAGCGTGAAGGATTTGATGTTGTGCTGTGTGATACGTCAGGAC GACTTCATACAAATTACGGTCTGATGGAAGAGTTGGTTTCTTGCAAGAAAGTCATAGCTAAAGCCCTGCCTGGTGCTCCTAAT GAGATCTTGCTGGTTCTGGATGGCACAACTGGATTAAATATGCTACAGCAAGCGAAGGAGTTCAACGAT GTTGTTGGAATCACAGGATTCATCCTGACAAAGTTAGACGGGACTGCTCGTGGTGGCTGCGTG GTGAGTGTCGTAGACGAACTTGGAATTCCAGTCAAGTTTGTTGGTGTCGGCGAAGGGGTGGAAGATCTCCAACCTTTTGATGCAGAGGCATTTGTTGAAGCCATTTTCCCATAA
- the LOC119273553 gene encoding flavonoid O-methyltransferase-like protein Os11g0303600: MVENHPAFTMPTTSDKELLQAHAELWNLTFSYLKSMALECAINLGVPTAIHRCGGTASLPDLLATLPIPESKKSYLPRLMRFLVASGIFTVDVPATGECAKVGATSTYCLTPLSYLLVDGDDTDAHQRTSLSPFVLSQTNKYHVTAAMHFSEWFTSEEGSASAEMPYMMANGTNPWAIMARDAKLNQVFNAGMAADTQFAMNFIVSNCGEVFEGVTSIVDVAGGTGTAARAIAKAFPHIKCSVLDLPNVINSISSDGTVEYIVGDMMSSIPRTDAVFLKYVLHDWNDEDCVKILTQCKKAIPKPGGKVIIVDMVVGCPSKSMFKAQVLFDLLMMVMTSGKEREEHEWGKIFMDAGFNDYKTRPIMGCMAVTELHP, encoded by the exons ATGGTTGAAAACCACCCGGCCTTCACAATGCCAACCACTTCCGACAAGGAACTTCTGCAAGCACACGCCGAGCTTTGGAACCTCACTTTTAGCTACCTAAAATCCATGGCGCTCGAGTGTGCCATCAATCTAGGGGTTCCCACCGCCATCCACCGATGTGGCGGCACCGCCTCATTGCCAGACCTACTTGCCACCCTTCCCATACCTGAGAGCAAGAAGTCCTACCTCCCTCGCCTCATGAGGTTCCTCGTCGCCTCAGGTATCTTTACGGTTGATGTCCCCGCAACAGGGGAGTGCGCTAAGGTGGGTGCAACTAGTACCTACTGTCTCACACCGTTATCTTATCTCCTCGTGGATGGAGACGACACCGACGCCCACCAGCGCACGAGCCTCTCGCCGTTTGTGCTCTCGCAGACCAACAAGTACCATGTAACAGCGGCCATGCACTTCTCTGAGTGGTTCACGAGCGAAGAAGGCTCAGCCTCGGCTGAGATGCCATACATGATGGCAAATGGCACAAATCCATGGGCAATCATGGCTCGTGATGCAAAGCTAAATCAGGTCTTCAACGCTGGCATGGCGGCTGATACCCAATTTGCAATGAACTTCATCGTCAGCAATTGTGGCGAGGTGTTCGAGGGGGTTACCTCGATAGTTGATGTTGCCGGTGGGACGGGTACGGCGGCGAGGGCAATTGCCAAGGCCTTCCCACACATTAAGTGCTCAGTTCTAGACCTCCCTAACGTTATCAATTCCATCTCATCCGACGGAACAGTGGAGTACATTGTAGGTGACATGATGAGTTCCATCCCAAGGACTGATGCGGTGTTCCTCAAG TATGTGTTGCATGACTGGAACGATGAGGATTGTGTGAAAATCCTAACACAATGCAAGAAGGCGATCCCCAAACCAGGGGGAAAAGTGATAATTGTGGATATGGTCGTCGGGTGTCCTTCCAAATCCATGTTCAAAGCCCAAGTCTTGTTCGATCTGCTGATGATGGTGATGACATCAGGCAAGGAGCGTGAAGAGCATGAGTGGGGCAAGATATTCATGGATGCAGGGTTCAACGACTACAAGACAAGGCCTATTATGGGGTGTATGGCCGTCACCGAGCTGCATCCTTAG